The DNA region TCTTGGGGGAGCAAACTGTCAGATGGATATGAGAGGGGAAAGAATAGTGAGGTGCCTTGGATTAGTACCTAAGTTCACGCGAGAGCTCCAGCTTTGAAGCAAAAGATAGGAAGAAAACCTTTACAGAGCCCCCTGCTTATTTACCCGAtgcccccacccccaaaaaaagccaaagtcTAAAAGAGGTGGCTCTCCCGAGTATCTCTTTTGACTATCAAGCGTGGAAGGACATTTAATAGGCTCTAACAGATAATTAAAGGGCTTAAAAAATAACTTAAGAGCCTCGaaagatagttaaaagactttataaGATAGTTAAAAGGCCTTGAAAACAATACAAAGGACTCTAAAGATGGTTTAAAGGCTTGTTGATTTTCTTGCAAGGCCTTTTATTGCATTGTTTAAAGGGCGAGTAAAtaggtggagagggagcgcTGGTAAGATAAATAGGGGGCTCCGTAAGAGTTCTCTCAAAGTTAAGCCCATTTCAGTTTCGGAAGACGTAAGAACAAAGTTTTCGCACCAATGGCTAGCCATACACAGCAGCTATGGACAGTCGTCATGGGTTATGGATAGTCGCCGGACACCTGTGATGATCTTGGATGTGATCGCCAGAGATCAGAACGGCTTCATTGTAACCAGGCTTGGGATGCCCATGCAACAACACAAGACTTTATATTTGCCAATATGGGCACCTGACTGTTCGAAAAGACAAAGTTTCAACAATTTGCGCACGTGCAGGTAAACCGCATCATATGTCAAGAGAGACATGTTGGCCCACCGACAAAGATTGGTTTCATGTATTTTATTTATCACCCACGACACGACGTttaaagaaacaaaacacaTTCTGGCAAACTCAACATATCCTACTCACCTGGAAGCTCATCCATCTTCTTAGAAATCACAGCCCTAAGCCAAATCCTCAGGTATGCCACAAGGGATCATCCCTGTGGTCCATCATTACCCTGTGAAGTCGAGTGACCTTGAGGCAGTTGGGCCTCCGCAGCCAGCTCCGTAGTGCTGGGGCGGTGCCGCCATGGGATATCCCAGTTGCTGATTCTGTTGTTGTAGAGGACCTGGCGCAGCTCCGGTCATCACGGGGAAAGCTGCTgcatggggttgttgaggttgagggttgtaaaaccctcccccttgcTGGCCAAAGTGTTGGAAACCGGCGTGCATGAAAGGCGCCGCCGACCCAGCCGGTGTGTTCACGTTGGGTGCCGTTCCCATCTGCCCAAACATAGCATGCCCAGGTCCTTCTGCCGGCCTGCGGTTGTCTGAGTGGTTATGCTGTGATTGCAGGTGTATCGTCTCATCGGTGCGATATTCGTCGATACGGTAACCCCATCTCTCGGCCTTTGCCGAGTCGGTCTCTGACTGGATGCTTCATAGGTAGTGATTGAACACGTGGGACACCTCGGACACCTGCTCAAAATGCTCCCTCTCGAGTTTGATCCTGCCGCCACTGGAACGGTATCCCACCAGCGCAACAGCGCTTCGGAACGCATTGCGGATTCGGCGACCGTTCCAAACCGGGCCGATCTTGGAGTCCTTCGCGTTCTGCTTGTCGGAATAGCTAAGAATATGTCAGCCTCGTCGAGAAGCAGAACACAGTTCCATAGCTGGGCCAGCTGTTCTAGTCTCTTCTCGGCTTCACGTGGAGAAGTACCGAGATCGCCTATACATCTGTTAGCTCTCTCCTGGCTCTGCTCTATGAAACATGTACAACCGATACTGACCACAGGTAATGGGGAGCAAAGGGCGATCGTCTGCTTCTACAGCGCATTCTGATTCATGTTGGCAATCCCCAAATCGGGATGGTGGTTAGTAGATGTAAAGAGGGATGCCACTTACGAGCTGTTGATGCTTTTCCAACACCAGGCACCCCGTGTAGGAGAATGGTGACCCCCTCTCCTACGACCTCTTGATTACTTTTCATACCACAAGCATAATTGGCGAGGCGTGACACTTACCCTTGTCCCTTACAAGATCAAAATGCAGGCTGCGTGGTCCCTCGTGATCGGAATGCGACTCAATCAGAGACTGCACCAAACGTTTATGCCCATCGGGAAGCTGTAAATCGTCCCATGGCTCCGACCGCCTCCGCGTTTtgttcatcatctcctcTCCGGCGTTGTCTTTGCCCATTTTGAGGCAGGCTACATGGCAAATGGTTCGTCAGTGGTATTTCAGGGTAGGTACTGTATGTAAGCACActgaaaggaaaaggaaaacgTGCCCCATTTTCTCGTACCGAAGACAAATGCAAACACTCTAGCTGGTAGAATCAGAAGATCATCCCCTTCGGTTGGATAGGAACGCTCCTTATCCCATCTTTGGCATTTGGCCCATTCTTCCTGGATCACCTGGTATTTCCTGCAGTGCCCACTCAAAGTCGACCATAACCTCGCTACCAATCCACTCAGCATAATGCGTAGCGTTCTCAGGCACGTCGGCATCCTTTTCATGGAGCTTGTCCCCGTTGGGTCTCAACATCTGATTACGACCCCGGTGTTGCCATGTGGCTTGGCCGGGTACAATTGACAAAGATCTGCCCCCGCTCCACCAGACTTTAATCGGTCGGTTATGTGTTCCTTCTCGGCCGATATTTATTTGCCAAAAGTGTAGGGTTCTAGCATCTCCTTGGACTTCAAGGCTTCAGCAAGACGTTACGCCGATCAGAGTGCTATCGAGGCGTTCGAAACCACGTCCTGGGACGGTCTCGGACAGCGAGGTCGCAAAGGCAATGGGGGCATTTCAAGCCCACCAGGACCGAAGGCGCAGTTGGCGAAACCCTTTTGAAGGCTGCCGATAAACTCGGTGGTATTGCCGCCCGCCGTATCGAATTCCTTGTCGGACTAGTGCCGAACGACAACTGTATCGGTGGGTGTTCTCGCGGGTGGCCTAAGACTGCTTTGTAATGTAAGGAACTATCTGTTCCTTGATGTCCAGAGTTCCTGCTTACGGCCAATGGCTGGACAGCGACTCGCAAGAAGGCGATCCGCATAAAGATACTGGAAATTCTAGACAGCTTGGGCAACACTGTCTCACATAGCAAGGCACAGATTAGACTGTATCGTGGCGATCCAGATCCAAGACACAAGGCAGAGGATCTTCACATGGCCGTTCTGGAATTCATTCGCCATGCCGTTTCCTACTTCGATCAGCCAAGTGCTTGTAAgtctctccttcttcactaAAACC from Podospora pseudoanserina strain CBS 124.78 chromosome 1, whole genome shotgun sequence includes:
- a CDS encoding hypothetical protein (COG:O; EggNog:ENOG503NVI6) yields the protein MGKDNAGEEMMNKTRRRSEPWDDLQLPDGHKRLVQSLIESHSDHEGPRSLHFDLERGSPFSYTGCLVLEKHQQLNAKDSKIGPVWNGRRIRNAFRSAVALVGYRSSGGRIKLEREHFEQVSEVSHSETDSAKAERWGYRIDEYRTDETIHLQSQHNHSDNRRPAEGPGHAMFGQMGTAPNVNTPAGSAAPFMHAGFQHFGQQGGGFYNPQPQQPHAAAFPVMTGAAPGPLQQQNQQLGYPMAAPPQHYGAGCGGPTASRSLDFTG